The proteins below come from a single Malus sylvestris chromosome 3, drMalSylv7.2, whole genome shotgun sequence genomic window:
- the LOC126614281 gene encoding blue copper protein has translation MELLIFLQRKSSCSSLCFLLLLLPLVFSFSGISVVEGYKNYTVGDSSGWYAAVNYQKWADAKTFSLGDFLIFNTDTNHSVVQTYNLTTYKLCDYNDALENDTMQWSAADPSNMAIHDVSVAVPLVREGMNYFFSGDYDGEQCKNGQHFKITVSHGQGLPKSLQNPAVQSPSPASGPGRQSAGDGDNDDGSVPDTIVPASFDHPKEDDTATGDHDKDSSGSLCVKHKHGLLFRVFIFLGFLYCCLW, from the exons ATGGAGTTATTAATATTCCTACAGAGAAAGTCCAGCTGCAGCAGCttgtgttttcttcttcttcttcttcctcttgtgTTTTCGTTTTCAGGAATATCAGTTGTTGAAGGTTACAAGAATTACACAGTGGGGGACTCTTCCGGTTGGTACGCAGCTGTTAACTATCAGAAATGGGCTGACGCCAAGACATTCAGCTTGGGAGATTTTCTAA TTTTTAATACGGACACCAACCACTCGGTTGTGCAAACATATAACTTGACAACCTACAAGCTGTGCGATTACAACGATGCTCTAGAAAACGATACGATGCAATGGTCGGCCGCGGACCCGTCAAACATGGCCATACATGACGTCTCAGTGGCAGTGCCTTTGGTAAGAGAAGGGATGAACTATTTCTTTTCAGGGGATTATGATGGCGAGCAATGCAAGAACGGACAGCACTTTAAGATCACCGTCTCTCACGGACAAGGTTTGCCAAAGAGTTTACAGAACCCAGCCGTTCAGTCCCCAAGCCCAGCAAGCGGTCCCGGCCGGCAGTCTGCAGGTGATGGCGACAATGATGATGGTTCTGTCCCAGATACCATTGTTCCCGCCAGTTTCGACCATCCCAAAGAGGATGACACTGCCACTGGCGATCATGATAAAGATTCATCTGGATCACTTTGTGTGAAGCACAAGCACGGGTTGCTATTtagggttttcatttttttagggtttctcTACTGCTGCCTCTGGTGA